The following proteins come from a genomic window of Sphingobium cloacae:
- a CDS encoding TraV family lipoprotein has translation MPHTPRQRAMRAAKLILFLPALAALGGCATLGSVMSPYSEKFSCKNDDHGQCIHPDKAYADAVAGVASKSDPAVTNDRKLLKDGRTARGSGQAGSGRLASGAFAGYRDSVYRELQGLIEQPVTPMLKPPRTVRTLILPYADRQRPDRLYMPRYVYSLVERPQWVVGDYLVTPASPAARANVLEQVRDRPDDGQNDTPNDGGSRP, from the coding sequence ATGCCCCACACGCCGCGTCAGCGCGCCATGCGCGCCGCCAAGCTCATCCTCTTCCTTCCCGCGCTTGCCGCACTTGGCGGCTGCGCGACGCTGGGATCGGTCATGTCGCCGTATAGCGAGAAGTTCAGTTGCAAGAACGACGATCATGGCCAGTGCATCCATCCCGACAAGGCCTATGCCGATGCGGTGGCTGGCGTGGCATCGAAGTCCGATCCTGCCGTCACCAACGACAGGAAGCTGCTGAAGGACGGCAGGACCGCACGCGGTTCCGGCCAGGCAGGCTCGGGCAGACTGGCATCGGGTGCGTTCGCCGGCTACCGCGACTCCGTCTATCGCGAACTGCAGGGCCTGATCGAGCAGCCGGTCACGCCGATGCTCAAGCCCCCGCGCACGGTCCGCACGCTGATCCTGCCCTATGCCGACCGCCAGCGTCCCGACCGGCTCTACATGCCGCGCTACGTCTACTCGCTGGTCGAGCGGCCGCAATGGGTGGTCGGCGACTATCTGGTCACGCCGGCGTCGCCGGCAGCGCGCGCGAACGTGCTCGAGCAGGTCAGGGATCGTCCCGACGACGGCCAGAACGACACCCCGAACGACGGGGGCTCGCGGCCATGA
- a CDS encoding type-F conjugative transfer system secretin TraK — MHSPAERLLAFGLALMPLPVMAQTIAALPDQTSTIRLSNRDINHVICAGGEIEDVKFSAEKAIAVEKAGRDAWIKFLVREIDDAGAVTRTFVTVPSEFFITCNGAVYALYAEPSDIPAQTVTLQPGGAQRAQANEELLGPLVEEERAVSITLSMLQDRIPASFTSVAPRSSPLRLGLLPDASIEERRRIEVDGSGLSASEYLVSVAADTQLDERSFLDSALGANIFAVTLDRGTLSAGETARLIVVRRGAGQ; from the coding sequence ATGCACAGCCCCGCTGAGCGGCTGCTGGCGTTCGGCCTCGCCCTGATGCCGCTGCCCGTCATGGCGCAGACCATCGCCGCGCTGCCCGACCAGACCAGCACGATCCGCCTGTCGAACCGCGACATCAACCATGTCATCTGCGCGGGCGGCGAGATCGAGGACGTCAAGTTCTCCGCCGAGAAGGCGATCGCCGTCGAAAAAGCCGGACGTGACGCGTGGATCAAGTTTCTCGTCCGCGAGATCGACGATGCCGGTGCGGTGACGCGGACCTTCGTGACGGTCCCGTCCGAATTCTTCATCACCTGCAACGGCGCGGTCTATGCGCTTTACGCCGAGCCATCCGACATTCCGGCGCAGACGGTGACGTTGCAGCCGGGGGGTGCCCAGCGCGCACAGGCAAACGAGGAGCTGCTCGGGCCGCTGGTCGAGGAAGAACGCGCGGTCTCGATCACGCTTTCAATGCTGCAGGACCGGATACCGGCAAGCTTCACCAGTGTCGCACCGCGCTCGAGCCCGCTCCGGCTGGGGTTGCTGCCCGATGCCAGCATCGAGGAACGCCGCCGCATCGAGGTCGACGGCTCGGGCCTCTCGGCATCGGAATATCTGGTGTCGGTGGCAGCCGACACGCAGCTCGACGAACGCAGCTTCCTCGACAGCGCGCTCGGCGCCAATATCTTCGCGGTCACGCTCGATCGCGGCACTCTCTCGGCGGGAGAGACCGCGCGGCTGATCGTCGTGCGCCGGGGAGCTGGGCAATGA
- a CDS encoding TraU family protein, giving the protein MLRTGAAAIALSLLAPATPAHASKCPSDTVFNPITKVRWNCIFPITIGGVRVGSYDKLDKALDAQSASKPLCACRKGATFWFGVKVSFWTPNRMIDVVTEPGCMMALGVDLMPTGGKLQGSQSSIADGTNTTKLFAQMHYYIAPVWKMLDMFTDLPCIEDDGFDVAMITEVLPTWQSGTLGAIIQPEGILFGNPAAGLACMADSAAAAAGKTIDPLFWCMGSWGSTYPVAGDIHMGDRVEAWAGLAARGTFMMGRLGALTIHSEDGCSFKPQPIWTKSRYKFQIMEPVKGGKCVNIGRPGALWTSGKHAPGKDNAQFMLFEKAICCAGISTP; this is encoded by the coding sequence ATGTTGCGGACCGGCGCGGCGGCTATTGCGCTGTCGCTGCTGGCGCCTGCCACTCCTGCGCACGCCTCCAAATGCCCCAGCGATACGGTGTTCAACCCGATCACAAAGGTGCGCTGGAACTGCATCTTTCCGATTACCATCGGCGGCGTGCGCGTCGGCAGCTACGACAAACTCGACAAGGCGCTCGACGCGCAATCGGCGTCGAAGCCGCTCTGTGCCTGCCGCAAGGGCGCGACCTTCTGGTTTGGGGTCAAAGTGTCGTTCTGGACGCCCAATCGCATGATCGATGTGGTGACGGAACCGGGCTGCATGATGGCTTTGGGTGTCGATCTAATGCCAACCGGCGGCAAGCTGCAGGGCAGCCAGTCGTCGATCGCGGACGGCACGAACACGACGAAGCTGTTCGCGCAAATGCACTATTACATCGCGCCGGTCTGGAAGATGCTCGACATGTTCACCGACCTGCCGTGCATCGAGGATGACGGCTTCGACGTCGCGATGATCACCGAGGTGCTGCCGACCTGGCAGTCGGGCACGCTGGGCGCGATCATCCAGCCCGAGGGAATCCTCTTCGGCAATCCCGCCGCTGGTCTTGCCTGCATGGCCGACAGCGCCGCGGCCGCCGCGGGCAAGACCATCGATCCCTTGTTTTGGTGCATGGGCAGCTGGGGCAGCACCTATCCGGTCGCGGGCGACATCCATATGGGCGATAGGGTCGAAGCCTGGGCGGGCCTCGCCGCGCGCGGCACCTTCATGATGGGCCGCCTCGGCGCGCTCACGATCCATTCGGAAGACGGCTGTTCGTTCAAGCCGCAGCCGATCTGGACGAAGAGCCGCTACAAATTCCAGATCATGGAGCCCGTCAAAGGCGGGAAATGCGTCAACATCGGACGTCCCGGCGCACTGTGGACATCTGGCAAGCACGCACCAGGCAAAGACAACGCCCAATTCATGCTCTTCGAAAAAGCGATCTGCTGCGCCGGGATTTCGACGCCATGA
- a CDS encoding TraE/TraK family type IV conjugative transfer system protein — protein sequence MFGRKSPDAPPRDPLLGKPASYGLHRYLQGSSNLFEENRLLKLAVIGLFGITAVLGTLIYTSNQNTRTVVVPFGSGGDLYVTGSEPSAAYLRTITRNVVSLSGTYSAYSADRQFQELLSIVHPSTYNSVRDSLNRLLDELADNPTLSIATYIRPDQPVTWTRTEILVPVEKVRVIGGVIRKFRGNLRIRYVIDNGRFWLTALNEEKFDAQPR from the coding sequence ATGTTCGGACGCAAATCCCCCGACGCGCCGCCACGCGATCCGCTGCTCGGAAAGCCCGCGAGCTACGGGCTGCACCGCTACCTGCAAGGGTCGAGCAACCTGTTCGAAGAGAACCGGCTCCTGAAGCTCGCAGTGATTGGCCTGTTCGGGATCACGGCGGTGCTCGGCACGCTCATTTACACCTCGAACCAGAATACCCGCACCGTGGTGGTGCCCTTCGGTAGCGGCGGCGACCTCTATGTGACCGGCAGCGAGCCGTCCGCGGCATATCTGCGCACGATCACACGCAACGTGGTGTCGCTGTCGGGCACCTATTCGGCCTATTCGGCGGACCGGCAGTTCCAGGAACTGCTCTCGATCGTCCACCCCTCGACCTACAACAGCGTACGGGACAGCCTCAACCGCCTGCTCGACGAGTTGGCCGACAATCCGACGCTGTCGATCGCCACATACATCCGCCCCGATCAGCCCGTCACCTGGACCAGGACCGAGATCCTCGTCCCCGTCGAGAAGGTGCGCGTGATCGGCGGCGTGATCCGCAAGTTCCGGGGCAATCTGCGGATTCGATACGTGATCGACAACGGCCGCTTCTGGCTGACCGCCCTCAATGAGGAGAAGTTTGATGCACAGCCCCGCTGA
- a CDS encoding TraB/VirB10 family protein, whose amino-acid sequence MSPAGPNDRSPGDRSDELDLDGFQEERARPNLAPRGPALLDLKARWQTLNARQQLRLKQLGVAGVIGALGLGLYSASGDKAELATAPPSSHLDMGAGLRGDSLEIKLRGDLKKILDGQTLLGERVTAIEEGKIVPGAGTAGAIDGDLPPAIPGAVPDFPEPPAAGDIDPSASAPPAPPSAPPAPPAPPVEKTVGAIGAATAPVGGGDAAAGAKKKTRTIYLPPGFMKARLLTGIDALASRDATNNPEPLIARVQAPAVLPNDVKANLSGCFVIGNATGSLAKERVEVQLVSLSCVDFDERSVVDQPIKGFFVDADGKKGLSGKVVTRAGAALARSFIAGTITGVAQTVENTAGNVSTSALGSVRTLDAGDAAQAGIAGGLSRSSDKLTDFYLDLARQAGPIVEVGAAKDVVVVIQEGVSLEIKPTAGSKF is encoded by the coding sequence ATGAGCCCCGCCGGCCCCAACGACCGCAGCCCCGGCGATCGTAGCGACGAGCTCGACCTGGATGGTTTTCAGGAAGAGCGTGCCCGCCCGAACCTCGCCCCTCGCGGCCCCGCGCTGCTCGATCTCAAGGCGCGCTGGCAGACGCTGAACGCGCGCCAACAACTGCGCCTGAAGCAACTCGGGGTCGCCGGCGTGATCGGCGCGCTGGGGCTCGGCCTGTATTCGGCGAGCGGCGACAAGGCGGAACTAGCCACGGCGCCGCCGAGCTCGCATCTCGACATGGGCGCCGGTCTTCGCGGCGACAGTCTCGAGATCAAGCTGCGCGGCGATCTGAAGAAAATCCTTGATGGCCAGACCCTGCTCGGTGAGCGCGTGACCGCGATCGAGGAAGGCAAGATCGTGCCTGGGGCCGGCACGGCGGGCGCGATCGACGGCGACCTGCCGCCGGCGATCCCCGGCGCGGTTCCCGACTTTCCCGAGCCGCCCGCGGCCGGCGATATCGATCCATCGGCGTCTGCTCCTCCGGCGCCTCCGTCAGCGCCGCCCGCGCCCCCCGCCCCGCCGGTCGAGAAGACCGTTGGCGCGATCGGCGCCGCGACGGCGCCCGTCGGCGGCGGCGATGCGGCAGCGGGCGCTAAAAAAAAGACCCGGACGATCTATTTGCCGCCTGGTTTCATGAAGGCGCGGCTCTTGACCGGGATCGACGCGCTGGCGAGCCGGGACGCGACCAACAATCCCGAGCCGCTGATCGCACGTGTCCAGGCGCCTGCCGTGCTGCCCAATGACGTCAAGGCCAACCTCTCCGGCTGTTTCGTCATCGGCAACGCCACGGGATCGCTGGCCAAGGAACGGGTCGAGGTCCAGCTCGTCTCGCTCTCTTGCGTCGACTTCGACGAACGCTCGGTCGTCGATCAGCCGATCAAGGGTTTCTTCGTCGACGCGGACGGTAAGAAGGGCCTCTCGGGCAAGGTCGTCACGCGTGCTGGCGCCGCGCTCGCGCGCTCGTTCATCGCGGGAACCATCACCGGGGTCGCGCAGACGGTCGAGAACACGGCCGGCAACGTCTCGACCTCGGCGCTTGGATCGGTCCGCACGCTCGATGCGGGCGATGCGGCCCAGGCAGGCATCGCCGGCGGCCTGTCGCGCTCGTCGGACAAGCTCACCGATTTCTATCTCGATCTCGCGCGCCAGGCCGGTCCCATCGTCGAAGTGGGTGCGGCCAAGGATGTGGTCGTCGTGATCCAGGAAGGCGTGTCCCTCGAAATCAAACCGACGGCGGGGAGCAAATTCTGA
- the traN gene encoding conjugal transfer protein TraN, with the protein MIWRPLFWPTRVALIALAVVGFLLAGQFSPAQAQQPICAADLNGNGDAGDPGEVASCSAMADDAWLCPIQQTMCVADAQGEYSCPLGSQHQCLTPAGGGTPMCSPHACTGSDGAGIEDDPVIDDPGAPADGVVDAEGHCLGNIEIFAGRAVRCRPAGLRTTFQNCCKDKGKIVKDGMGSSISSIQTKIAVAKGVYTGMSAAYTAFRAGATAGQAATSGANAIIAGIDPTSIAISLAINFMMDFLLSGCDQQDMEVGMLRGSGMCHEVGRYCSSRILGVCVQRSRGHCCFNTKLGRIIQEQGRPQLKSFNSVGWGTPKNPYCRGFTPEEFQALDFSKMDLSEYYSEIEARAQADIQIDMKDKIDAHMQAIGQ; encoded by the coding sequence ATGATCTGGCGTCCTCTCTTCTGGCCGACGCGTGTTGCCCTGATTGCGCTCGCCGTTGTGGGCTTCCTGCTTGCAGGGCAATTCAGCCCGGCGCAGGCGCAGCAGCCGATCTGCGCGGCCGATCTCAACGGCAATGGCGATGCCGGCGATCCCGGCGAGGTCGCGAGCTGCTCCGCGATGGCGGACGATGCCTGGCTCTGCCCGATCCAGCAGACGATGTGCGTCGCCGATGCGCAGGGCGAATATAGCTGCCCGCTGGGATCGCAGCATCAATGTCTGACCCCGGCGGGCGGCGGAACGCCGATGTGCTCGCCCCATGCGTGCACGGGGAGCGACGGCGCTGGAATCGAGGACGATCCGGTCATCGACGATCCCGGCGCGCCCGCCGACGGCGTGGTCGATGCAGAGGGGCATTGTCTCGGCAATATCGAGATCTTCGCAGGGCGCGCGGTGCGCTGCCGCCCGGCGGGGCTGCGCACCACATTCCAGAATTGCTGCAAGGACAAGGGCAAGATCGTCAAGGACGGGATGGGCTCGTCCATCTCATCGATCCAGACCAAGATCGCCGTGGCCAAAGGCGTCTATACCGGCATGAGCGCCGCCTACACAGCCTTCCGGGCCGGAGCGACCGCTGGTCAGGCCGCGACATCAGGCGCAAACGCCATCATCGCGGGTATTGATCCGACCTCGATCGCGATCAGCCTTGCGATCAACTTCATGATGGATTTTCTGCTGTCGGGCTGTGACCAGCAAGACATGGAAGTGGGCATGCTCCGGGGATCGGGCATGTGCCACGAGGTCGGGCGCTACTGCTCCTCGCGCATTCTCGGCGTCTGCGTCCAGCGGTCGCGCGGCCATTGCTGCTTCAACACCAAGCTTGGCCGCATCATCCAGGAACAGGGCCGCCCGCAGCTCAAATCGTTCAACAGCGTCGGCTGGGGCACGCCGAAGAACCCCTATTGCCGCGGCTTCACCCCGGAAGAGTTCCAGGCGCTGGATTTCTCCAAAATGGACCTTTCCGAATATTATTCCGAGATCGAGGCCCGCGCCCAGGCCGACATCCAGATCGACATGAAGGACAAGATCGATGCCCATATGCAGGCCATCGGCCAGTAG
- a CDS encoding TraC family protein: MTSYQSGMTLARLRRSVERDSYSDFLPLAAWVEEEQAFLTIDDGWGYAWELVPAAYLFAHVHEALLGLLNVNFPEGTILQLQSFADPLVEGALDAFLDLKTRPDPLIQASARRTFDYLQDGTNGLKALHGIPVRNFRTFLSVKTRAPMDSDLRRQIEEQLSKLGIRPMAAGEIVSFYRRIFNGVRAAAPGVFTQTADVPLRRQIIDAGPALRFDGPEVFLGDQVARCLTPKSPPRRITAERANRLTGGMRGSAEDSDQIGGPFLFTLNVLFDHSQFEIHKRAQILSAQKAAGSFAVEVGKQIEEISWILDEVGNSRFVSVIPTLWVFGRDSHQAREMAARAKRLWESEPLPWMVQEESYLNPILLAASLPFGLYPERRTIRMLQRDFRVPVRAGVLMSPIQTDFRGGGRPALLYTGRKGQLITLDLFDPRINNYNFIVSAESGAGKSFLLNNLCQQYFAQNALIRIIDIGGSYRKLCTLCSGRYIDLGEEHLVLNPFDLGLALDGDDRESAISMAVSIVAEMANAATRKPVTTSEWNLLKSAVQWAIDSGRAEAGIDAVREWLGAYPANTASDLDRVDHLIPTARELAFNLRDFGSEGAYGHYFNGPSTFDISADEFVVLELERLKAMPDLFNVVIMVVVNAVTQELYLSARDRPRFVLCDEAAQFMTRGDGQDLSRLAEAFSQGYRRARKYRGSFGIVLQSMNDLLLFGGTGQVILENAATRFLLQGSTYDKAVENKILDYSGFVLDLLKSVRNNKPNYSEVFIDSPLGLGIARLVVDPFSYWINTSAPEDVAAFEALVRAGRSPLEAVCDLAGVNPAEILTPQGGYDAQA; the protein is encoded by the coding sequence ATGACCAGCTACCAATCGGGCATGACGCTCGCGCGGCTCCGCCGCAGCGTCGAGCGCGACAGCTATTCCGATTTTCTGCCGCTCGCTGCCTGGGTCGAGGAAGAACAGGCCTTCCTCACGATCGACGATGGCTGGGGCTATGCCTGGGAACTGGTTCCCGCCGCTTATTTGTTCGCGCATGTCCATGAGGCGCTGCTCGGGCTGCTCAACGTCAACTTTCCGGAGGGGACGATCCTCCAGCTTCAGAGCTTCGCCGATCCGCTGGTCGAAGGCGCGCTCGATGCCTTCCTCGACCTGAAGACGCGGCCCGATCCGCTGATCCAGGCCTCGGCGCGGCGGACCTTCGACTATCTGCAGGACGGCACCAACGGGCTGAAGGCGCTGCACGGCATCCCGGTCCGCAATTTCCGCACCTTCCTCTCGGTCAAGACGCGCGCGCCGATGGACAGCGATCTCAGGCGCCAGATCGAGGAGCAATTGTCCAAGCTCGGCATCCGTCCGATGGCGGCGGGCGAGATCGTCAGCTTCTACCGGCGCATCTTCAACGGCGTGCGCGCGGCCGCACCCGGTGTCTTCACTCAGACCGCCGATGTACCGCTGCGCCGCCAGATCATCGACGCGGGACCGGCGCTGCGCTTCGACGGGCCGGAAGTCTTCCTCGGCGACCAGGTTGCGCGCTGTCTCACGCCCAAGTCGCCGCCGAGGCGCATCACCGCCGAGCGCGCCAATCGCCTGACCGGCGGCATGCGCGGCTCGGCTGAGGACAGCGACCAGATCGGCGGCCCTTTCCTGTTCACCCTGAACGTCCTGTTCGACCATTCGCAGTTCGAGATCCACAAGCGAGCGCAGATCCTCTCGGCGCAGAAGGCGGCGGGCAGCTTTGCGGTCGAGGTCGGCAAGCAGATCGAGGAGATTTCATGGATCCTGGACGAGGTCGGCAACAGCCGCTTCGTCTCGGTGATCCCGACGCTATGGGTGTTCGGCCGCGACAGCCATCAGGCGCGCGAAATGGCCGCCCGCGCCAAGCGTCTGTGGGAATCGGAACCGCTGCCATGGATGGTGCAGGAGGAAAGCTACCTCAACCCTATCCTGCTCGCCGCGAGCCTGCCCTTCGGTCTTTACCCCGAGCGCCGCACGATCCGCATGCTCCAGCGCGATTTCCGCGTGCCGGTGCGCGCGGGCGTCCTGATGTCGCCGATCCAGACCGACTTTCGGGGCGGGGGGCGCCCCGCCCTGCTCTACACCGGACGCAAGGGACAGCTGATCACGCTCGATCTCTTCGATCCGCGGATCAACAACTATAATTTCATCGTCTCGGCGGAGTCCGGCGCGGGCAAGAGCTTCCTGCTCAATAACCTGTGCCAGCAGTATTTCGCACAGAACGCGCTCATCCGCATCATCGATATCGGCGGTTCGTACCGTAAGCTCTGCACCCTCTGCTCGGGCCGCTACATCGACCTCGGCGAAGAGCATCTCGTCCTCAATCCCTTCGATCTTGGCCTCGCGCTCGATGGCGACGATCGCGAATCCGCGATCAGCATGGCCGTGTCGATCGTCGCGGAAATGGCGAACGCTGCAACGCGGAAACCGGTCACGACGTCGGAATGGAACCTGCTCAAGTCCGCCGTGCAATGGGCGATCGACAGCGGGCGTGCCGAAGCCGGGATCGACGCGGTGCGCGAATGGCTGGGCGCCTATCCGGCCAACACGGCCTCCGACCTCGACCGGGTCGACCATTTGATCCCGACCGCGCGCGAGCTCGCCTTCAACCTGCGCGATTTCGGGTCGGAGGGGGCTTACGGCCATTATTTTAACGGCCCTTCCACCTTCGACATATCGGCCGACGAATTCGTGGTGCTGGAGCTGGAACGGCTCAAGGCCATGCCCGACCTGTTCAACGTCGTGATCATGGTGGTGGTGAACGCGGTCACCCAGGAACTCTACCTGTCCGCCCGCGACCGCCCGCGCTTCGTGCTCTGCGACGAAGCCGCGCAGTTCATGACGCGCGGCGACGGTCAGGACCTCTCGCGCTTGGCCGAAGCCTTCAGCCAGGGCTATCGTCGTGCCCGCAAATATCGGGGCAGCTTCGGGATCGTGCTCCAGAGCATGAACGACCTGCTGCTGTTCGGCGGCACGGGTCAGGTCATCCTTGAAAATGCCGCTACCCGATTCCTGCTCCAGGGTTCGACTTACGACAAGGCGGTCGAGAACAAGATCCTCGATTACTCGGGCTTCGTTCTCGACCTGCTGAAATCGGTCCGGAACAACAAGCCCAACTATAGCGAGGTGTTCATCGACAGCCCGCTCGGGCTCGGCATTGCCCGGCTCGTCGTCGATCCCTTCTCCTACTGGATCAACACCTCCGCCCCCGAGGACGTTGCCGCGTTCGAGGCGCTGGTGCGCGCAGGCCGCTCGCCGCTCGAAGCGGTCTGCGATCTCGCCGGGGTCAATCCCGCGGAAATCCTCACCCCTCAGGGAGGCTATGATGCTCAAGCGTAA
- a CDS encoding helix-turn-helix domain-containing protein — protein MEPDDKFAAVDTSIFREIKLLSGERIRHERTLRGITQIDLAGNMGGSPRWVREIEAGAPGTKLEDHLRATLCLGMPTGHIAFSILFAGQRMRFPRQLIYGDLPAIERKCIEMISDSVLTSLKQDLSPQWRRGDESDQI, from the coding sequence ATGGAGCCTGACGATAAATTTGCCGCCGTCGACACGTCGATTTTCAGGGAAATCAAGCTGCTGTCCGGCGAGCGCATCAGGCACGAGCGGACTCTACGTGGCATCACGCAAATAGACCTTGCCGGCAATATGGGCGGCAGCCCGCGCTGGGTGCGCGAGATCGAAGCGGGTGCGCCGGGCACGAAGCTGGAGGATCATCTGCGGGCCACGCTTTGCCTCGGTATGCCGACGGGACATATCGCCTTTTCGATCCTTTTTGCGGGCCAGCGCATGCGGTTCCCGCGCCAGCTGATTTACGGCGATCTGCCCGCGATCGAGCGCAAGTGCATCGAGATGATATCGGATTCGGTGCTCACCTCGCTCAAGCAGGATCTCTCACCTCAATGGCGGCGCGGCGATGAGAGCGACCAGATATGA
- a CDS encoding DsbC family protein, with protein MRIGKLGAVALALPLILASQTAASAQQADPLTAAAREAESELRQTFTNLQFEDFGPAPVKGPIYQASAGGRIIYYAPESEHLLFAEVYDRNGQNLTALAQNAAAARKLAAIDISKALAIGPEGAPTVIEFTDPDCPYCRALDRFWAAKAAEGKPVRRLIFFVSGIHPEAAAKAEHVHCSPDKEAAFKAIYGGAAPTPMRKCAEGRARVEADAGVVRSIGITGTPTLIAQGKIISGFRQAEIEEFLAGSKALADAGR; from the coding sequence ATGCGCATCGGTAAACTGGGGGCGGTAGCCCTCGCCCTGCCTCTGATCCTCGCGAGCCAAACCGCAGCCTCCGCGCAACAAGCCGATCCGCTCACAGCGGCGGCGCGCGAAGCCGAGAGCGAGTTGCGGCAGACCTTCACCAATCTCCAGTTCGAGGATTTCGGGCCGGCGCCGGTCAAGGGTCCGATCTACCAGGCGAGCGCGGGTGGTCGCATTATCTACTACGCGCCCGAGAGCGAGCACCTGCTATTCGCGGAGGTATACGACCGCAACGGGCAGAACCTGACCGCGCTGGCTCAGAATGCCGCTGCTGCCAGGAAGCTCGCCGCGATCGACATCAGCAAGGCGCTGGCCATCGGTCCCGAGGGCGCACCGACCGTCATCGAATTCACCGATCCCGATTGCCCCTATTGCCGCGCGCTCGATCGCTTCTGGGCGGCAAAGGCGGCCGAGGGCAAGCCGGTGCGGCGCCTCATCTTCTTCGTCTCCGGCATCCATCCCGAGGCGGCCGCCAAGGCAGAGCATGTCCATTGCTCGCCCGACAAGGAGGCCGCGTTCAAGGCGATCTATGGCGGAGCCGCGCCCACGCCCATGCGCAAATGCGCCGAAGGCAGAGCGCGGGTCGAAGCCGACGCCGGGGTCGTGCGCAGCATCGGGATCACGGGCACGCCGACGCTGATCGCACAAGGCAAGATCATTTCTGGCTTCCGGCAGGCCGAGATCGAGGAGTTCCTCGCCGGGTCCAAGGCGCTCGCCGATGCCGGGCGCTGA
- a CDS encoding type IV conjugative transfer system protein TraL — protein sequence MDERLPQYLHKPVQILWFGSDEFVLVITVIFVAVILGGMLGWGLVAGLLLFVPWLRTKPRGFIPHMAWRWGLVAFRNYPGPTQTRFFE from the coding sequence GTGGACGAGCGGCTACCCCAATATCTGCACAAGCCGGTTCAGATCCTGTGGTTCGGATCGGACGAATTCGTGCTGGTGATCACCGTCATCTTCGTCGCCGTAATCCTCGGCGGGATGCTCGGTTGGGGGCTCGTCGCGGGTCTTCTCCTTTTCGTTCCCTGGCTCCGCACCAAGCCGCGCGGCTTCATCCCGCATATGGCCTGGCGCTGGGGGCTGGTGGCTTTTCGCAATTATCCGGGTCCGACGCAGACCCGCTTCTTCGAGTGA
- a CDS encoding conjugal transfer protein TraW, which produces MADESDRTGWPIVVFQSALIAGLIAGSLLLASAARAETSTIGRTWPIAEPDAMAEIEARAAQHPPNMAEKFGPRSGWSALKGATLATTREDRVRHVVPFYTLDTEIRLPDGKLLYPKGFTFNPLTYVSLPQKLVVVHPRDIGWALKTAALTDWIIVTGGGDPSDDALSLGERHGRALFMLEERVKDRLGLTVAPVIIRQIGQKLELTEVRPDRAQSRKANP; this is translated from the coding sequence GTGGCCGATGAATCCGACCGCACGGGCTGGCCGATCGTCGTCTTCCAGTCCGCCTTGATCGCAGGGCTGATCGCCGGATCTCTGCTGCTTGCGTCCGCCGCTCGCGCCGAGACCTCGACCATCGGGCGCACCTGGCCGATCGCCGAGCCCGATGCGATGGCCGAAATCGAGGCCCGTGCGGCGCAGCATCCCCCGAATATGGCTGAGAAGTTCGGGCCACGCTCTGGCTGGAGCGCGCTCAAGGGCGCGACCCTCGCCACGACGCGCGAGGATCGGGTCCGGCATGTCGTGCCTTTCTACACGCTCGATACCGAGATTCGGCTCCCGGACGGCAAGCTGCTCTATCCAAAGGGCTTCACCTTCAATCCGCTCACCTATGTGTCGCTCCCGCAAAAGCTGGTGGTCGTCCATCCGCGCGATATCGGCTGGGCACTCAAGACCGCTGCGCTGACCGACTGGATCATCGTGACCGGCGGTGGTGATCCAAGCGACGACGCCCTGTCGCTGGGCGAGCGCCATGGCCGTGCGCTGTTCATGCTCGAAGAGCGGGTGAAGGACCGGCTCGGTCTCACCGTCGCGCCGGTGATTATCCGTCAGATCGGCCAGAAACTCGAACTGACCGAAGTGCGGCCCGACCGCGCCCAATCCCGAAAGGCAAATCCATGA